A stretch of the Verrucomicrobiia bacterium genome encodes the following:
- a CDS encoding serine/threonine protein kinase: protein MPELKIISGEFRYEILHQIYLGGMGVVYEALQHGAQGFAKRVAIKVIRSQYARQPEFIANFIGEARLVSDLIHTNIVQTYHLGESGGNYFICMELIRGVNLEQFLLRLEACGRRLPVELAVFIVSRVARGLAYAHAKRDRDAQPLGIVHRDINPKNILIAFEGDVKLTDFGVAKAAGFLKDKEGEEVAGKPEYMSPEQADFRVTDRRSDLFSAGIVLSQLLAGQNIFRGQNAEESRQRVLTMPVPAFTRLMPELETRLDQILQKVLQKEPSARYQSADELLYDLEFFIYHRGYGPTNETLGKFIRDLFQEEVTGASDATRGATSRMGQPGPPVSRASSLFDRIKSHAP from the coding sequence GTGCCCGAGCTGAAGATCATCAGCGGCGAATTCCGCTACGAGATCCTGCACCAGATTTATCTGGGTGGCATGGGCGTCGTCTACGAAGCGCTCCAGCACGGGGCGCAAGGATTCGCCAAGCGGGTGGCCATCAAGGTCATCCGCTCCCAGTACGCCCGCCAGCCGGAGTTCATCGCCAACTTCATCGGCGAAGCGCGCCTGGTGTCGGATCTGATCCACACCAACATCGTCCAGACCTACCACCTCGGGGAGTCGGGCGGGAACTACTTCATCTGCATGGAGCTCATCCGGGGGGTGAATCTCGAACAGTTCCTGCTGCGTCTTGAGGCGTGCGGACGGCGCCTGCCCGTCGAACTGGCGGTGTTCATCGTCAGCCGCGTGGCCCGCGGACTCGCCTACGCCCATGCCAAACGCGACCGCGACGCCCAGCCGCTGGGAATCGTGCACCGGGACATCAACCCAAAAAACATTCTGATCGCGTTCGAGGGCGACGTGAAGCTCACCGATTTTGGCGTGGCCAAGGCGGCGGGCTTCCTGAAGGACAAGGAAGGCGAAGAGGTGGCCGGCAAGCCGGAATACATGAGCCCGGAGCAGGCGGATTTCCGCGTCACCGACCGGCGGTCGGACCTGTTCTCCGCGGGAATCGTCCTGAGCCAGCTGCTCGCCGGACAAAACATCTTCCGCGGCCAGAACGCCGAGGAGTCCCGGCAGCGGGTGCTCACCATGCCGGTGCCCGCGTTCACCCGGCTCATGCCGGAATTGGAGACCCGCCTGGATCAAATCCTGCAAAAGGTGCTTCAGAAGGAGCCTTCAGCGCGTTACCAGTCCGCGGACGAGTTGCTGTACGACCTGGAGTTCTTCATCTACCACCGCGGCTACGGCCCCACCAACGAGACACTGGGCAAGTTCATCCGGGACCTGTTTCAGGAGGAGGTCACCGGGGCATCCGACGCGACCCGGGGCGCCACCAGCCGGATGGGTCAGCCGGGTCCCCCGGTCAGCCGGGCCAGCAGCCTTTTTGACCGGATCAAATCCCATGCTCCATGA